A DNA window from Microcystis aeruginosa NIES-843 contains the following coding sequences:
- a CDS encoding DUF6391 domain-containing protein: MTPSSPSNPSFDWFNPSPQQDSDLLAQIGFIPGFKEFLTLRQVHALEHATVWVLSEMAARRQSPFDHSPADNEALGGLSTDRGFYLYGQINTNELRIAAKQALHRLKNGEGQLALHPRCGTNLSVTLALTAGLVLGTHLLLPRGPISQLLGLGLATAAAFQIGPDVGMSAQKYLTTAIPFNLTIVNIAPKADLWGRSGHFVQTEWQDLQ, encoded by the coding sequence ATGACCCCTAGTAGCCCTTCTAACCCCTCTTTTGACTGGTTTAACCCCTCGCCCCAGCAAGACAGCGATTTACTGGCACAAATCGGCTTTATCCCCGGTTTCAAAGAATTTCTGACCCTGCGACAGGTTCACGCCTTGGAACACGCCACCGTCTGGGTATTAAGCGAAATGGCTGCCCGTCGTCAATCGCCTTTTGACCACTCCCCTGCGGATAACGAGGCCCTGGGGGGACTGTCCACCGATAGGGGTTTTTATCTCTACGGACAGATTAATACAAATGAACTGCGAATTGCGGCCAAACAGGCACTCCATCGTCTCAAAAATGGCGAGGGGCAATTGGCATTACATCCGCGTTGTGGCACCAATTTATCGGTAACTTTAGCCTTAACCGCTGGCTTAGTCTTAGGAACTCATCTTCTCTTACCCAGAGGTCCGATTTCTCAGTTATTAGGCTTAGGTTTAGCCACCGCCGCCGCTTTTCAAATCGGACCAGATGTGGGAATGTCGGCCCAAAAATACCTGACTACGGCTATTCCCTTTAACTTAACAATCGTTAACATTGCACCAAAGGCAGACCTATGGGGACGTTCGGGGCATTTTGTCCAAACAGAGTGGCAAGATTTGCAATAA
- a CDS encoding 16S rRNA (uracil(1498)-N(3))-methyltransferase yields MYYRLLLDFNTLENGLIALTPEQSHYLKKVVRLKSHDHFIALNGQGQAWLAEIIDNSAHLLEAINETTELPVQVNLMVAIPKNGFDDIVRAATELGVYRIIPLLTERGLVNPSPQKIDRWRKIAREAVEQSERQIIPIIEEPQPFLAILNRGVSPGTTCYIGVTRRTVDPLLSQLQTSTEITMAIGPEGGWTEAEIEQAIAADFLPVSLGKRILRTITAPLVALAIINAYLDS; encoded by the coding sequence TTGTATTATCGTCTTCTTCTTGATTTTAATACCCTAGAAAACGGGTTAATTGCCTTAACACCCGAACAAAGTCATTATCTTAAAAAAGTTGTTCGTTTAAAATCCCATGACCATTTTATTGCCCTAAATGGACAAGGACAAGCGTGGTTAGCAGAAATAATTGATAATTCGGCCCATCTTTTAGAAGCGATAAACGAAACCACCGAACTACCAGTACAAGTGAATTTAATGGTAGCAATTCCCAAAAATGGCTTTGATGATATCGTTCGCGCTGCCACCGAATTAGGAGTTTATCGGATTATTCCGCTGCTAACAGAACGCGGTTTAGTTAATCCTAGTCCTCAAAAAATTGACCGTTGGCGAAAAATTGCCCGGGAAGCTGTAGAACAATCAGAAAGACAGATTATTCCTATTATCGAAGAACCACAACCATTTTTAGCCATCCTTAACCGGGGAGTTAGCCCAGGGACAACTTGTTATATTGGTGTTACCCGTAGAACAGTGGACCCGCTACTTTCTCAATTGCAAACATCAACCGAGATAACCATGGCCATCGGACCGGAAGGGGGATGGACGGAGGCAGAAATAGAACAAGCGATCGCCGCTGATTTTCTACCTGTATCACTGGGAAAACGGATTTTGAGAACAATTACCGCTCCCTTAGTGGCTCTCGCTATCATTAACGCCTATTTAGACAGCTAA
- a CDS encoding AAA family ATPase, with protein sequence MTLRLKQIRLTNWKCYPSQNITFNLHPDRKIQIIFGNNGHGKTSLMTAILWCLYGVDIVSKETLKTYFYRGKDDSSSVEEKEMRVELNFTRNEKNYFISRTAKLKDNGSTSYPSVEEALFYEDGTMRSNSREYIEALLPKSIRDFFCFDGLKIEQYTQITQTKEAKEAIEKVLGIPELRNLRDDTEKALQELENRFNKAEGTSQALKDKRKQLRELEGDLDLQKGQLKNAKDEEKNAIIIHQDAQEKAAHIESLREKLEEIHNLEKKRIGLQTQLDNLQKSIDSWLKKASIPLLINFVQEMADDLQVTSLKSTYKTNSTAILQAILDDKSCLCGRCLDKNSRDFILQQIAELESLEVDNATRIEKDQIRIDLQGIMRDNAKFSNYSQLLLQRDRLEEEIEEINQHIRQLKQENTGIDQDSVRQIWRKVGESGKNVEMIQERIERLQKEIEIKEKQLENLRKEVEILASENQTTLMLSNQVKMARGLKNATNELIEWHIDNSQKMINQVTSDRYLQVTNKPEEYRGVEITPEYTLGIRTITGKLLNPDVLSAGEKEALAFAFITGLNQITDTCVPLIMDTPFGHLDKEHQKNIINSLPNLNSQVIILATDRDLPDPLLHLLRPHSTDIFKIHRLAADEDASVIEVMESY encoded by the coding sequence ATGACTTTGAGACTGAAACAAATTCGCTTAACTAATTGGAAATGTTACCCTAGTCAAAATATTACTTTTAACCTGCATCCCGACAGAAAAATTCAGATTATCTTCGGTAATAATGGTCACGGTAAAACTTCTCTGATGACGGCGATTTTATGGTGTCTCTATGGGGTAGATATTGTATCTAAAGAGACTCTGAAAACCTATTTTTATCGAGGTAAGGATGATTCTTCATCAGTAGAAGAAAAAGAAATGCGGGTAGAATTAAATTTTACTAGAAACGAGAAAAATTACTTTATCAGTCGCACAGCGAAATTAAAAGATAATGGTAGCACTTCTTATCCCAGCGTAGAGGAAGCATTATTTTATGAAGATGGAACCATGAGAAGTAACTCTAGGGAATATATCGAAGCATTGCTTCCTAAATCTATTCGAGATTTTTTCTGTTTTGATGGTTTAAAAATTGAACAATATACCCAGATAACCCAAACTAAAGAAGCAAAAGAAGCAATTGAAAAAGTTTTGGGTATCCCTGAATTAAGAAATCTGCGCGATGATACAGAAAAAGCCTTACAAGAATTAGAAAACCGTTTCAATAAAGCAGAGGGAACCAGTCAAGCTTTAAAAGATAAGAGAAAACAATTGCGAGAATTAGAAGGAGACCTTGACCTTCAAAAAGGTCAGCTTAAAAATGCTAAAGATGAGGAAAAAAATGCTATAATTATTCATCAAGATGCTCAAGAAAAAGCCGCTCATATTGAAAGTTTACGAGAAAAATTAGAGGAAATTCATAACTTAGAGAAAAAGCGTATCGGTTTACAAACTCAGTTAGATAACCTGCAAAAGTCTATCGATTCTTGGTTAAAAAAAGCTTCGATACCTTTGCTGATTAACTTTGTACAGGAAATGGCCGATGATTTGCAAGTTACTAGCTTAAAAAGCACTTATAAAACTAATTCCACAGCAATTTTACAAGCAATACTTGACGATAAAAGCTGTCTATGTGGTCGTTGTTTAGATAAAAATTCTCGGGACTTTATCCTGCAACAAATTGCCGAACTAGAGTCCTTAGAAGTGGACAACGCCACCAGAATAGAAAAAGACCAAATTAGAATTGATTTACAGGGAATTATGCGAGATAATGCTAAATTTAGCAATTATAGTCAATTACTTTTGCAAAGAGATCGTTTAGAAGAAGAAATCGAAGAAATTAATCAACATATTAGACAGCTAAAACAGGAAAACACGGGAATAGATCAAGACTCGGTGAGGCAGATTTGGCGAAAAGTTGGCGAATCTGGTAAAAATGTTGAGATGATCCAAGAAAGGATCGAACGCTTGCAAAAGGAAATTGAAATCAAAGAAAAGCAATTAGAAAATTTACGCAAAGAAGTGGAAATTTTAGCTAGTGAAAATCAAACCACACTGATGTTATCTAATCAGGTTAAAATGGCCAGAGGTTTAAAAAATGCCACTAACGAATTAATCGAATGGCATATCGATAATTCCCAAAAAATGATTAATCAAGTAACCAGCGATCGCTATTTACAAGTAACCAACAAACCGGAGGAATATAGAGGAGTAGAAATCACTCCCGAATACACTTTAGGAATCCGTACCATCACAGGAAAATTATTAAATCCCGATGTTTTAAGTGCGGGAGAAAAGGAAGCTTTAGCTTTTGCTTTTATCACCGGTTTAAATCAAATAACTGATACTTGTGTTCCCCTAATTATGGATACACCTTTTGGCCATTTAGACAAAGAACATCAAAAAAATATTATTAACTCTCTCCCTAATTTAAACTCCCAAGTAATTATTTTAGCCACCGATCGCGATCTTCCCGATCCACTTTTACATCTGCTGCGTCCCCACAGTACTGATATTTTTAAAATACACCGTTTGGCTGCCGATGAAGATGCTTCCGTGATTGAAGTAATGGAGAGTTACTAA
- a CDS encoding Mo-dependent nitrogenase C-terminal domain-containing protein, with product MSQSIEGKAMVDADVSDYTTNKIILSNWIAPWSKGNRKNPSPQPKWDLWQPLRQRIDRLEINTPALAHRICRLIPAQCPFARKITLFSRTILEIPPLCKLNPLYENLMMLRFRALSYLADECGEDIGAYC from the coding sequence ATGAGTCAATCAATAGAAGGTAAAGCTATGGTCGATGCTGATGTATCGGATTATACCACAAATAAAATAATTTTGTCTAATTGGATCGCCCCTTGGTCGAAAGGCAATCGGAAAAACCCGTCACCGCAACCAAAATGGGATTTATGGCAACCCCTGCGGCAACGAATTGATCGCCTAGAGATTAATACACCTGCACTGGCTCATCGGATTTGTCGTCTAATTCCGGCTCAATGTCCCTTTGCTAGGAAAATTACCCTATTTAGCCGGACAATTCTAGAGATTCCGCCCCTTTGCAAGCTAAATCCCCTCTACGAAAACCTGATGATGTTAAGATTTCGCGCTCTTTCTTACCTAGCCGATGAATGTGGAGAGGATATCGGTGCTTACTGCTAA
- the argS gene encoding arginine--tRNA ligase, translating to MTAIIQQIKERFSQSLVKSFGENFADTDPLIVAASNPRFGDYQCNISLSLAKELKQKPREVAATLLKNLEIDDLCQTPEIAGPGFINLTLKPSYLETQLKDLITDNRLGVATANPSQKIIVDFSSPNIAKEMHVGHLRSTIIGDCIARILEFRHHQVIRLNHVGDWGTQFGMLITYLQEAYPSALTQADALDLGDLVSFYKKAKIRFDEDENFKETARQAVVKLQSGDPQSRQAWQLLCQQSRREFQKIYDILDIKLTERGESFYNPYLEAVIRELDQQGLLTEDNGALCVFLDGFTNKEGEPLPLIVKKSDGGYNYATTDLAAICYRVREDKAERIIYVTDAGQANHFAQVFQVAKKAGFLPDNVAVVHVAFGLVLGEDGKKLKTRSGETVKLQELLDQAIACSLADLEKRLASEEREETGDFIAKTAETVGLSAVKYADLSQNRHSNYVFSYDKMLNLQGNTAPYMLYAYARVQSISREGGINFQDLSANSSLILKDESELILAKQLLQLPEVISAVEEDLLPNRLCDYLYELSKKYNRFYENCPVLKAAEPIKTSRLFLCDLTARTLKLGLSLLGIPVLERM from the coding sequence ATGACTGCCATTATCCAACAAATAAAAGAACGCTTTTCCCAATCCCTAGTTAAATCCTTTGGGGAAAACTTCGCTGATACCGATCCTCTAATTGTGGCCGCTAGTAACCCCCGTTTTGGCGATTATCAATGTAATATTTCCCTCTCTTTAGCCAAAGAATTAAAACAAAAACCGCGGGAAGTGGCGGCGACTTTACTAAAAAATCTAGAGATAGATGATCTCTGTCAAACCCCCGAAATTGCCGGACCCGGTTTTATTAATCTTACCCTTAAACCCAGTTATCTAGAAACCCAATTAAAAGACCTAATTACTGACAACCGTTTAGGAGTTGCCACCGCTAACCCCAGTCAAAAAATTATTGTCGATTTTTCCAGTCCCAATATTGCCAAAGAAATGCACGTCGGTCACTTGCGATCGACTATAATCGGTGATTGTATTGCTCGGATTTTGGAATTTCGTCATCATCAAGTAATTCGTCTTAATCACGTCGGGGATTGGGGGACTCAATTCGGGATGTTAATCACCTATTTGCAAGAAGCTTATCCTAGTGCTTTAACCCAAGCAGATGCCCTAGATTTAGGGGATTTAGTTAGCTTTTATAAAAAGGCCAAAATTCGTTTTGATGAAGACGAAAACTTTAAAGAAACTGCCCGTCAAGCTGTAGTAAAATTACAGTCGGGTGATCCTCAAAGTCGTCAAGCATGGCAGTTACTTTGTCAACAATCACGACGGGAATTTCAGAAAATCTATGATATTCTCGATATAAAACTGACCGAAAGGGGGGAATCTTTTTATAATCCCTACCTGGAAGCAGTAATCAGAGAATTAGATCAACAGGGATTGCTAACAGAAGACAACGGTGCTTTATGCGTCTTTCTCGATGGTTTTACCAACAAAGAGGGGGAGCCTTTACCCCTAATTGTCAAGAAATCCGACGGCGGTTATAATTACGCTACCACCGATTTAGCGGCAATTTGTTATCGAGTGCGTGAAGATAAGGCCGAAAGAATAATTTATGTTACTGATGCTGGACAAGCTAACCATTTTGCCCAAGTATTTCAGGTGGCTAAAAAAGCGGGATTTTTACCCGATAATGTGGCAGTGGTTCACGTCGCTTTTGGATTAGTTTTAGGGGAAGATGGTAAAAAATTAAAAACTCGTTCCGGGGAGACGGTAAAATTACAAGAATTACTCGATCAAGCGATCGCCTGTTCCCTGGCTGACTTAGAAAAAAGACTGGCAAGCGAGGAAAGAGAAGAAACCGGCGATTTTATCGCTAAGACTGCCGAAACTGTCGGATTAAGTGCCGTTAAATACGCCGATCTCAGCCAAAATCGCCATAGTAACTACGTTTTCAGTTACGACAAAATGCTCAATCTGCAAGGCAACACCGCCCCCTATATGCTGTACGCTTACGCTAGAGTCCAGAGTATCAGTCGCGAAGGTGGTATTAATTTTCAGGATTTAAGTGCCAATTCATCGCTAATTCTCAAGGATGAAAGCGAATTAATTCTGGCTAAACAATTACTGCAACTGCCAGAAGTAATTAGTGCCGTGGAAGAGGATTTATTACCCAATCGTCTATGTGATTATCTTTACGAACTCAGTAAAAAGTATAATCGTTTCTACGAGAATTGTCCCGTTCTGAAAGCAGCAGAACCGATTAAAACCTCTCGTTTATTTTTGTGTGATTTAACGGCAAGAACCCTAAAATTAGGCTTATCTCTCCTGGGAATCCCCGTTTTGGAAAGAATGTAA
- a CDS encoding type II toxin-antitoxin system HicB family antitoxin, producing MLASYIDQAMALARYEIIEEDGTYWGEIPPLQGVWANHANLEDCQQELREALSDWIALRLCLGLPIPVLAGIDLNLLPQPMSSI from the coding sequence ATGTTAGCCAGTTATATTGATCAAGCGATGGCATTAGCTCGATACGAAATCATTGAAGAAGATGGCACTTATTGGGGTGAAATTCCACCCCTTCAGGGAGTTTGGGCAAATCACGCCAATCTAGAAGATTGCCAGCAAGAATTGCGCGAAGCTTTAAGCGATTGGATTGCTTTGCGTCTGTGTTTAGGTTTGCCGATTCCAGTGTTAGCAGGAATAGATCTTAATCTCCTTCCTCAACCCATGTCTTCAATTTAA
- a CDS encoding type II toxin-antitoxin system HicA family toxin, protein MPKLTAVSWLNLVQRLRELGFDGPYAGGKHPQMRRDNLTIIIPNPHQGEIGVGLLKRILNQAGITREEWLGK, encoded by the coding sequence ATGCCTAAATTAACCGCCGTATCATGGCTTAATCTAGTTCAAAGATTACGAGAACTTGGGTTTGACGGTCCCTACGCTGGGGGTAAACACCCTCAAATGCGTCGGGATAATTTAACGATAATTATCCCCAATCCCCATCAAGGTGAAATAGGGGTAGGACTGTTAAAACGCATTCTCAATCAAGCGGGTATTACCAGAGAAGAATGGCTGGGAAAATAG
- the ispF gene encoding 2-C-methyl-D-erythritol 2,4-cyclodiphosphate synthase, translating into MNIRIGNGYDIHRLVTGRPLILGGVEIAHTVGLLGHSDADVLTHAIMDAMLGALSLGDIGHYFPPTDPQWQGANSLKLLEQVNQLIIDKGWRINNIDSVIIAEKPKMKPHLIAMRAKLAATLKINPDQVGIKATTNEQLGPVGREEGIAVYAVVLLVKQ; encoded by the coding sequence ATGAATATTCGTATTGGTAACGGCTACGATATCCACCGATTGGTAACAGGAAGACCTTTAATTTTAGGAGGAGTAGAGATTGCCCATACTGTCGGTTTATTGGGTCACAGTGATGCCGATGTCTTAACCCACGCTATCATGGATGCCATGCTGGGGGCGCTTAGTTTAGGCGATATCGGTCATTATTTTCCCCCCACAGACCCACAATGGCAAGGGGCGAATAGTTTAAAATTATTAGAACAAGTTAATCAATTAATTATCGATAAAGGTTGGCGGATTAATAATATTGATTCGGTAATTATTGCCGAAAAACCGAAAATGAAACCCCACCTTATTGCGATGCGAGCCAAGTTAGCAGCAACTCTCAAGATTAATCCGGACCAGGTGGGAATTAAAGCCACTACTAACGAACAATTGGGACCGGTGGGACGAGAAGAAGGTATCGCAGTTTATGCCGTGGTTTTATTGGTTAAGCAGTAG